One genomic segment of Tripterygium wilfordii isolate XIE 37 chromosome 9, ASM1340144v1, whole genome shotgun sequence includes these proteins:
- the LOC120005148 gene encoding RNA polymerase sigma factor sigC isoform X2 has product MEEMKDSTPSTSSREEKGPRFNLLLDNLEILEKTVADSDALRLEKDILLQLGRLGALKLFDTCLSRTLETSNIFDLSDVHTEPIIEYNTNSINRNDNGEHTVSSGKKGQRKLRRKRALVNATKGYSRSLPSETIQKDIQWSSTSSLRRTSKSKTRRSMIARNEAELSKGVKLVAELERIRMRLEEQTGRVSSLSCWAEAAGVDEKVLQQDLRFGWYCRDELFRSTRGLILYLARHYRGKGIAVEDLLQAGYLGVLQGAERFDHKRGCKFSTYVQYWVRKYMSRMVAQYSRGIQIPYALNGKINQIQLARKFLKNSHGRHADDIEIAKHTGLSLANIRAATQCLRVVGSVDHKKGDFHGSKYTEIVPDRSMKSPGEIVMAEHMKKDVHVLLKCLDSRERQVLVLRFGLNDNQPKSLGEIGKIFHVSREWIRQIEKKAMEKLRDEETCKNMSYYLDL; this is encoded by the exons CTGGACAACCTTGAAATTTTGGAGAAGACAGTTGCTGATTCAGATGCGCTTAGGTTGGAAAAGGATATACTTTTACAGCTAGGAAGGCTCGGTGCTCTGAAATTATTTGATACGTGTCTATCTAGAACCCTAGAAACTTCTAATATTTTTGACTTGTCTGATGTTCACACTGAACCTATCATTGAGTACAACACGAACAGCATAAATCGTAATGACAATGGTGAACATACGGTTAGTTCTGGAAAAAAGGGACAAAGAAAATTGAGAAGGAAAAGGGCATTGGTGAATGCTACTAAAGGTTATAGTCGGTCATTGCCCTCAGAAACCATCCAAAAGGATATTCAATGGTCTAGTACTTCCTCCCTGAGAAGAACATCAAAGTCCAAGACTAGAAGATCGATGATCGCAAGGAACGAAGCTGAACTGTCCAAGGGAGTTAAG TTGGTTGCGGAATTGGAGAGAATCAGAATGAGGTTGGAGGAACAGACTGGAAGAGTATCCAGCTTAAGTTGCTGGGCAGAGGCAGCTGGAGTGGATGAGAAAGTGCTGCAGCAGGATCTGCGTTTTGGTTGGTATTGTAGGGATGAGCTTTTTAGGAGTACTCGGGGTTTAATTCTATACCTGGCAAGGCACTACAGGGGCAAGGGAATAGCTGTGGAAGATCTGCTTCAG GCAGGATATTTGGGTGTTCTACAAGGTGCTGAAAGGTTTGATCACAAAAGGGGGTGCAAATTCTCAACCTATGTTCAATATTGGGTAAGAAAATACATGTCAAGGATGGTGGCACAGTATTCCAGAGGGATCCAAATTCCT TATGCTTTAAACGGCAAAATAAATCAGATACAGTTAGCTcggaaattcctcaaaaacagCCATGGGAGACACGCAGACGATATTGAAATTGCAAAGCACACCGGTCTTTCTTTGGCTAACATTAGAGCTGCTACCCAGTGCCTGAGGGTTGTTGGTTCAGTTGATCATAAGAAAGGAGATTTTCATGGTTCAAAATACACG GAAATAGTACCTGATAGATCAATGAAGAGTCCAGGAGAAATTGTCATGGCGGAACACATGAAGAAAGATGTTCATGTCCTGTTGAAGTGTTTGGATTCAAGAGAAAGACAAGTGTTGGTTTTAAGATTTGGTCTTAATGACAACCAACCAAAGTCACTCGGAGAGATTGGGAAGATTTTCCATGTAAGCAGAGAGTGGATAAGGCAAATAGAGAAGAAAGCAATGGAAAAATTACGGGATGAAGAAACCTGTAAAAACATGAGCTATTATTTGGATTTATAG
- the LOC120005270 gene encoding uncharacterized protein LOC120005270 isoform X2: protein MARFQSFTIDFSYICITFVTLIFNSSLLFAYTNHDFSIIDLDSNLFHQDYSPPAPPPPPPHGPSVSCVDDLGGVGSLDSTCQIVSDLKLTRDVYIAGKGNFYILPGVRFHCPITGCSITVNITGNFTLGANSSIVTGAFELVACNASFLNGSALNTTGTAGNPPPQTSGTPRGIDGAGGGHGGRGAACLADKSKLPEDVWGGDPYSWSTLDKPCSYGSRGGSTSKEVDYGGGGGGKVMMVIEGYLVVDGYVLADGGDGGNQGGGGSGGSIFITAQKMSGSGRISACGGNGFGGGGGGRVSLHVFSRRDELQIFAHGGNSLGCPENAGGAGTFYDAVPRSLTVSNQNKSTDTETLLLEFPNQPLWTNVYIRNCARASVPLLWSRVQVQGQISLLGGGVLSFGLAHYASSEFEVLAEELLMSDSTIKVYGALRMSVKIFLMWNSKMLIDGGGDATVATSMLEASNLVVLKKSSVIRSSTNLGVHGQGLLNLSGPGDQIGAQRLVLSLFYSIHVGLGSALRGPLENATTDAVTPKLHCEPQDCPVELLHPPEDCNVNSSLSFTLQICRVEDISIGGLIKGSVVHFHRARTIFVQSSGTISASGMGCTGGVGRGTTLVNGIGSGGGHGGKGGPGCYNGTCIEGGVAYGNAALPCELGSGSGNESSAGSTAGGGIIVIGSMEHPLSSLSVEGSVEADGEGYGDTPGNKENINGLSGGPGGGSGGTILLFLRTLDVGESSILSSIGGNGSLNGAGGGGGGRVHFHWSDIPTGDVYQPIASMRGSIHTGGGLGGEEGGAGENGTVTGKACPKGLCGIFCEECPAGTYKNVSGSDRALCRSCPANELPHRAIYIAVRGGVAETPCPYRCISDRYDMPHCYTALEELIYTFGGPWLFVLLLVGLLILLALVLSVARMKFVGVDELPGPAPTQHGSQIDHSFPFLESLNEVIETNRAEESQSHVHRMYFMGPNTFSEPWHLPHTHPEHVKEIVYEGAFSAFVEEINAIAAYQWWEGAMHSILCVLAYPLAWSWQQWRRRLQLQRLREFVRSEYDHACLRSCRSRALYEGIKVAATSDLMLAYVDFFIGGDEKRPDHPPHLRQRFPMPIIFGGDGSYMAPFSLQNDNILTSLMSQASACGYYQYGLLVYAVEDESVLTSIESIDGTKDAEGPPRVRNMHTENPSDRTGSLTDEPLLIQAPRTSENYLRGRRSYCSVIDANSLRMLEEKRDIFYLLSFVVHNTKPVGHQDLVGLVISMLLLGDFSLVLLTLLQLYSISLVDVVLVLLILPLGILLPFPAGINALFSHGPRRSAGLARVYASWNVTSFINVVVAFLCGFIHYISSSSGKRFPSFQPWNISMDESEWWIFPAGLVLCKLLQSQLINWHVANLEIQDRSLYSNDYELFWQS, encoded by the exons ATGGCTCGGTTTCAGTCTTTCACTATCGATTTCTCTTACATCTGCATCACCTTCGTAACCCTAATCTTTAACTCTAGCCTCCTTTTCGCTTACACAAACCATGATTTCTCGATAATCGATTTAGATTCCAATCTATTTCACCAGGACTACTCGCCCCCGGCcccgccaccaccaccgcctCATGGGCCGTCTGTGTCTTGCGTGGATGATCTTGGCGGCGTTGGCTCCCTGGACTCTACTTGTCAAATAGTTTCCGATTTGAAACTCACCCGCGACGTGTACATAGCAGGGAAGGGCAATTTTTATATCCTCCCTGGCGTGAGATTCCATTGTCCCATTACGGGGTGTTCAATAACGGTTAATATTACTGGAAACTTTACCTTAGGTGCCAATTCTTCGATTGTGACAGGAGCTTTTGAGCTGGTTGCTTGCAACGCGAGTTTTCTCAATGGTTCCGCCCTGAACACTACAGGAACGGCGGGAAATCCGCCACCCCAAACAAGTGGAACTCCTCGTGGGATTGATGGGGCGGGCGGGGGCCATGGTGGTAGGGGCGCTGCTTGCCTTGCTGATAAGAGCAAGCTGCCGGAGGATGTGTGGGGAGGGGATCCGTACTCATGGTCAACGCTGGATAAACCCTGTAGCTATGGAAGCAGGGGAGGAAGCACCAGTAAGGAAGTGGACTATGGAGGGGGAGGCGGTGGGAAGGTCATGATGGTGATTGAAGGATATTTGGTGGTGGATGGCTACGTTTTGGCTGATGGGGGCGATGGTGGTAACCAGGGTGGCGGTGGCTCTGGTGGTAGTATCTTCATTACGGCCCAAAAAAT GAGTGGAAGTGGCAGGATAAGTGCCTGTGGCGGTAATGGTtttggaggaggtggtggtggaagaGTTTCACTACATGTGTTCAGTCGGCGTGATGAGCTGCAGATTTTTGCCCATG GGGGAAATAGTTTAGGCTGTCCAGAAAATGCTGGTGGTGCGGGAACGTTTTATGATGCTGTACCTCGGAGCCTTACTGTTAGCAATCAGAATAAGTCAACAGACACAGAGACACTACTTTTAGAGTTTCCTAATCAGCCCCTTTGGACAAATGTATACATTCGAAATTGTGCCAGGGCTTCTGTCCCCCTGCTCTGGAGTCGTGTCCAG GTTCAAGGGCAAATAAGCCTGTTAGGTGGTGGCGTATTGAGCTTTGGGCTGGCTCATTATGCTTCATCAGAGTTTGAAGTACTGGCAGAAGAACTTTTAATGAGTGACTCCACGATCAAG GTTTATGGCGCTCTTCGCATGTCGGTAAAAATTTTCTTGATGTGGAATTCCAAAATGCTCATTGACGGTGGTGGAGATGCAACTGTTGCAACTTCCATGCTCGAGGCCAGTAATTTGGTTGTTCTCAAG AAATCATCTGTCATACGTTCTAGTACGAATCTGGGAGTTCACGGGCAAGGCTTATTGAATTTGTCTGGGCCTGGGGATCAGATTGGAGCTCAACGCCTGGTTTTGTCCTTATTTTACAGCATTCAT GTCGGACTTGGATCTGCTTTGCGGGGTCCCCTAGAGAATGCAACAACTGATGCTGT TACCCCGAAGCTCCATTGTGAACCGCAAGATTGCCCTGTTGAACTACTTCATCCTCCCGAAGATTGCAATGTGAATTCATCTCTTTCATTTACTCTTCAG ATCTGCCGAGTTGAGGATATCTCTATTGGAGGCCTCATAAAAGGATCTGTTGTTCATTTCCATCGAGCAAGAACTATATTCGTGCAATCTTCTGGAACCATAAGTGCATCTGGGATGG GCTGTACTGGTGGTGTGGGTAGAGGTACTACTCTTGTCAATGGTATTGGAAGTGGTGGTGGCCATGGTGGCAAAGGTGGTCCTGGATGTTACAATGGTACTTGCATTGAAGGTGGTGTTGCATATGGAAATGCAGCGTTGCCTTGTGAACTTGGTAGTGGTAGTGGGAATGAGAGTTCAGCCGGTTCAACTGCCGGTGGTGGTATTATAG TGATAGGGTCAATGGAGCATCCGTTGTCAAGTTTGTCTGTTGAAGGTTCAGTGGAAGCTGATGGGGAAGGTTATGGAGATACTCCTGGgaataaagaaaatattaatgGTCTGAGTGGAGGACCTGGAGGTGGTTCTGGTGGAACTATTTTACTGTTTTTGCGGACATTGGATGTCGGTGAGTCTTCCATTCTCTCGAGCATTGGGGGGAATGGTAGTCTCAATGGAGCtggtggaggaggtggtggacGGGTTCACTTTCATTGGTCTGACATTCCTACTGGAGATGTGTACCAGCCCATTGCTAGCATGAGAGGAAGCATTCATACTGG GGGAGGGTTGGGTGGAGAGGAGGGTGGTGCTGGAGAAAATGGAACAGTGACTGGGAAAGCTTGTCCAAAAGGGCTGTGTGGAATTTTTTGTGAG GAATGCCCTGCTGGAACTTACAAGAATGTTAGTGGGTCTGATAGAGCTCTTTGCCGTTCTTGCCCTGCAAATGAGCTTCCTCATCGTGCCATTTACATAGCAGTCCGAG GCGGCGTTGCTGAAACACCTTGTCCTTACAGATGCATTTCGGACCGATATGACATGCCACACTGTTATACAGCTCTTGAAGAGTTGATCTACACCTTTGGTGGGCCATGgttatttgttcttcttcttgtaggtcTTCTCATCCTATTAGCACTGGTGCTTAGTGTTGCTCGAATGAAATTTGTTGGGGTTGATGAATTGCCTGGCCCAGCGCCCACTCAACATGGCTCTCAAATAGATCACTCGTTTCCTTTTCTTGAGTCACTGAATGAG GTTATAGAAACAAATAGAGCTGAGGAGTCCCAGAGCCATGTTCATAGAATGTATTTTATGGGCCCAAATACTTTCAGCGAACCTTGGCATCTTCCGCATACTCATCCAGAACACGTTAAGGAGATTGT ATATGAGGGTGCATTCAGTGCATTTGTGGAGGAGATTAATGCCATAGCTGCTTATCAATGGTGGGAAGGTGCAATGCACAGCATTCTTTGTGTTCTAGCATATCCACTTGCATGGTCATGGCAGCAGTGGCGCCGGCGATTGCAATTGCAACGACTGCGTGAATTTGTTCGATCAGAGTATGACCATGCGTGCTTACGTTCTTGTCGTTCACGAGCTCTATACGAAGGGATCAAG GTCGCTGCAACTTCTGATTTAATGCTTGCTTATGTGGACTTCTTCATTGGTGGAGATGAAAAGAGACCAGATCATCCTCCTCATCTCCGTCAAAGATTTCCAATGCCTATAATATTTGGGGGTGATGGAAGTTACATGGCTCCTTTCTCTCTTCAAAACGATAATATTCTTACTAGCCTTATGAGCCAG GCTTCAGCTTGTGGTTATTACCAGTATGGACTCTTGGTGTACGCTGTTGAAGATGAGAGCGTCCTAACATCAATTGAAAGTATAGATGGCACCAAAGACGCTGAGGGACCACCACg TGTAAGGAACATGCATACAGAGAATCCATCTGATCGTACTGGTAGTTTGACAGACGAACCCCTCTTAATCCAAGCACCCAGAACTAGTGAAAACTATCTGAGGGGAAGAAGAAGTTATTGCAGCGTTATAGATGCTAACAGTCTAAGGATGCTTGAAGAGAAGAGAgacatattttatcttctctcttttgttgttCATAATACTAAACCTGTTGGCCACCAG GATCTTGTTGGCCTAGTCATTTCAATGCTGCTTTTAGGAGATTTTAGCTTAGTATTGCTTACTTTACTACAGTTATATTCAATTTCTTTGGTAGACGTCGTTCTGGTTTTGTTGATTTTACCTCTCGGCATTCTTCTACCCTTTCCTGCTGGAATCAATGCTCTATTCAGTCATGGACCCAGGCGTTCTGCTGGCCTTGCACGAGTCTATGCGTCGTGGAATGTTACGTCCTTCATTAATGTT GTTGTGGCATTCCTCTGTGGATTTATTCACTATATTAGTTCTTCATCGGGTAAAAGATTTCCGAGTTTTCAGCCATGGAATATTAGCAT GGATGAAAGCGAATGGTGGATCTTTCCAGCTGGACTGGTTTTGTGTAAATTGTTGCAATCTCAACTTATTAACTGGCATGTCGCAAATTTGGAGATTCAAGACCGCTCACTGTACAGTAACGATTATGAGCTGTTCTGGCAGTCATGA
- the LOC120005270 gene encoding uncharacterized protein LOC120005270 isoform X1, with protein MARFQSFTIDFSYICITFVTLIFNSSLLFAYTNHDFSIIDLDSNLFHQDYSPPAPPPPPPHGPSVSCVDDLGGVGSLDSTCQIVSDLKLTRDVYIAGKGNFYILPGVRFHCPITGCSITVNITGNFTLGANSSIVTGAFELVACNASFLNGSALNTTGTAGNPPPQTSGTPRGIDGAGGGHGGRGAACLADKSKLPEDVWGGDPYSWSTLDKPCSYGSRGGSTSKEVDYGGGGGGKVMMVIEGYLVVDGYVLADGGDGGNQGGGGSGGSIFITAQKMSGSGRISACGGNGFGGGGGGRVSLHVFSRRDELQIFAHGGNSLGCPENAGGAGTFYDAVPRSLTVSNQNKSTDTETLLLEFPNQPLWTNVYIRNCARASVPLLWSRVQVQGQISLLGGGVLSFGLAHYASSEFEVLAEELLMSDSTIKVYGALRMSVKIFLMWNSKMLIDGGGDATVATSMLEASNLVVLKKSSVIRSSTNLGVHGQGLLNLSGPGDQIGAQRLVLSLFYSIHVGLGSALRGPLENATTDAVTPKLHCEPQDCPVELLHPPEDCNVNSSLSFTLQICRVEDISIGGLIKGSVVHFHRARTIFVQSSGTISASGMGCTGGVGRGTTLVNGIGSGGGHGGKGGPGCYNGTCIEGGVAYGNAALPCELGSGSGNESSAGSTAGGGIIVIGSMEHPLSSLSVEGSVEADGEGYGDTPGNKENINGLSGGPGGGSGGTILLFLRTLDVGESSILSSIGGNGSLNGAGGGGGGRVHFHWSDIPTGDVYQPIASMRGSIHTGGGLGGEEGGAGENGTVTGKACPKGLCGIFCEECPAGTYKNVSGSDRALCRSCPANELPHRAIYIAVRGGVAETPCPYRCISDRYDMPHCYTALEELIYTFGGPWLFVLLLVGLLILLALVLSVARMKFVGVDELPGPAPTQHGSQIDHSFPFLESLNEVIETNRAEESQSHVHRMYFMGPNTFSEPWHLPHTHPEHVKEIVYEGAFSAFVEEINAIAAYQWWEGAMHSILCVLAYPLAWSWQQWRRRLQLQRLREFVRSEYDHACLRSCRSRALYEGIKVAATSDLMLAYVDFFIGGDEKRPDHPPHLRQRFPMPIIFGGDGSYMAPFSLQNDNILTSLMSQLVPPTTWYRLVAGLNAQLRLVRRGWLRVTFLPVLRWLETHANPALRMHGVHVNLAWFQASACGYYQYGLLVYAVEDESVLTSIESIDGTKDAEGPPRVRNMHTENPSDRTGSLTDEPLLIQAPRTSENYLRGRRSYCSVIDANSLRMLEEKRDIFYLLSFVVHNTKPVGHQDLVGLVISMLLLGDFSLVLLTLLQLYSISLVDVVLVLLILPLGILLPFPAGINALFSHGPRRSAGLARVYASWNVTSFINVVVAFLCGFIHYISSSSGKRFPSFQPWNISMDESEWWIFPAGLVLCKLLQSQLINWHVANLEIQDRSLYSNDYELFWQS; from the exons ATGGCTCGGTTTCAGTCTTTCACTATCGATTTCTCTTACATCTGCATCACCTTCGTAACCCTAATCTTTAACTCTAGCCTCCTTTTCGCTTACACAAACCATGATTTCTCGATAATCGATTTAGATTCCAATCTATTTCACCAGGACTACTCGCCCCCGGCcccgccaccaccaccgcctCATGGGCCGTCTGTGTCTTGCGTGGATGATCTTGGCGGCGTTGGCTCCCTGGACTCTACTTGTCAAATAGTTTCCGATTTGAAACTCACCCGCGACGTGTACATAGCAGGGAAGGGCAATTTTTATATCCTCCCTGGCGTGAGATTCCATTGTCCCATTACGGGGTGTTCAATAACGGTTAATATTACTGGAAACTTTACCTTAGGTGCCAATTCTTCGATTGTGACAGGAGCTTTTGAGCTGGTTGCTTGCAACGCGAGTTTTCTCAATGGTTCCGCCCTGAACACTACAGGAACGGCGGGAAATCCGCCACCCCAAACAAGTGGAACTCCTCGTGGGATTGATGGGGCGGGCGGGGGCCATGGTGGTAGGGGCGCTGCTTGCCTTGCTGATAAGAGCAAGCTGCCGGAGGATGTGTGGGGAGGGGATCCGTACTCATGGTCAACGCTGGATAAACCCTGTAGCTATGGAAGCAGGGGAGGAAGCACCAGTAAGGAAGTGGACTATGGAGGGGGAGGCGGTGGGAAGGTCATGATGGTGATTGAAGGATATTTGGTGGTGGATGGCTACGTTTTGGCTGATGGGGGCGATGGTGGTAACCAGGGTGGCGGTGGCTCTGGTGGTAGTATCTTCATTACGGCCCAAAAAAT GAGTGGAAGTGGCAGGATAAGTGCCTGTGGCGGTAATGGTtttggaggaggtggtggtggaagaGTTTCACTACATGTGTTCAGTCGGCGTGATGAGCTGCAGATTTTTGCCCATG GGGGAAATAGTTTAGGCTGTCCAGAAAATGCTGGTGGTGCGGGAACGTTTTATGATGCTGTACCTCGGAGCCTTACTGTTAGCAATCAGAATAAGTCAACAGACACAGAGACACTACTTTTAGAGTTTCCTAATCAGCCCCTTTGGACAAATGTATACATTCGAAATTGTGCCAGGGCTTCTGTCCCCCTGCTCTGGAGTCGTGTCCAG GTTCAAGGGCAAATAAGCCTGTTAGGTGGTGGCGTATTGAGCTTTGGGCTGGCTCATTATGCTTCATCAGAGTTTGAAGTACTGGCAGAAGAACTTTTAATGAGTGACTCCACGATCAAG GTTTATGGCGCTCTTCGCATGTCGGTAAAAATTTTCTTGATGTGGAATTCCAAAATGCTCATTGACGGTGGTGGAGATGCAACTGTTGCAACTTCCATGCTCGAGGCCAGTAATTTGGTTGTTCTCAAG AAATCATCTGTCATACGTTCTAGTACGAATCTGGGAGTTCACGGGCAAGGCTTATTGAATTTGTCTGGGCCTGGGGATCAGATTGGAGCTCAACGCCTGGTTTTGTCCTTATTTTACAGCATTCAT GTCGGACTTGGATCTGCTTTGCGGGGTCCCCTAGAGAATGCAACAACTGATGCTGT TACCCCGAAGCTCCATTGTGAACCGCAAGATTGCCCTGTTGAACTACTTCATCCTCCCGAAGATTGCAATGTGAATTCATCTCTTTCATTTACTCTTCAG ATCTGCCGAGTTGAGGATATCTCTATTGGAGGCCTCATAAAAGGATCTGTTGTTCATTTCCATCGAGCAAGAACTATATTCGTGCAATCTTCTGGAACCATAAGTGCATCTGGGATGG GCTGTACTGGTGGTGTGGGTAGAGGTACTACTCTTGTCAATGGTATTGGAAGTGGTGGTGGCCATGGTGGCAAAGGTGGTCCTGGATGTTACAATGGTACTTGCATTGAAGGTGGTGTTGCATATGGAAATGCAGCGTTGCCTTGTGAACTTGGTAGTGGTAGTGGGAATGAGAGTTCAGCCGGTTCAACTGCCGGTGGTGGTATTATAG TGATAGGGTCAATGGAGCATCCGTTGTCAAGTTTGTCTGTTGAAGGTTCAGTGGAAGCTGATGGGGAAGGTTATGGAGATACTCCTGGgaataaagaaaatattaatgGTCTGAGTGGAGGACCTGGAGGTGGTTCTGGTGGAACTATTTTACTGTTTTTGCGGACATTGGATGTCGGTGAGTCTTCCATTCTCTCGAGCATTGGGGGGAATGGTAGTCTCAATGGAGCtggtggaggaggtggtggacGGGTTCACTTTCATTGGTCTGACATTCCTACTGGAGATGTGTACCAGCCCATTGCTAGCATGAGAGGAAGCATTCATACTGG GGGAGGGTTGGGTGGAGAGGAGGGTGGTGCTGGAGAAAATGGAACAGTGACTGGGAAAGCTTGTCCAAAAGGGCTGTGTGGAATTTTTTGTGAG GAATGCCCTGCTGGAACTTACAAGAATGTTAGTGGGTCTGATAGAGCTCTTTGCCGTTCTTGCCCTGCAAATGAGCTTCCTCATCGTGCCATTTACATAGCAGTCCGAG GCGGCGTTGCTGAAACACCTTGTCCTTACAGATGCATTTCGGACCGATATGACATGCCACACTGTTATACAGCTCTTGAAGAGTTGATCTACACCTTTGGTGGGCCATGgttatttgttcttcttcttgtaggtcTTCTCATCCTATTAGCACTGGTGCTTAGTGTTGCTCGAATGAAATTTGTTGGGGTTGATGAATTGCCTGGCCCAGCGCCCACTCAACATGGCTCTCAAATAGATCACTCGTTTCCTTTTCTTGAGTCACTGAATGAG GTTATAGAAACAAATAGAGCTGAGGAGTCCCAGAGCCATGTTCATAGAATGTATTTTATGGGCCCAAATACTTTCAGCGAACCTTGGCATCTTCCGCATACTCATCCAGAACACGTTAAGGAGATTGT ATATGAGGGTGCATTCAGTGCATTTGTGGAGGAGATTAATGCCATAGCTGCTTATCAATGGTGGGAAGGTGCAATGCACAGCATTCTTTGTGTTCTAGCATATCCACTTGCATGGTCATGGCAGCAGTGGCGCCGGCGATTGCAATTGCAACGACTGCGTGAATTTGTTCGATCAGAGTATGACCATGCGTGCTTACGTTCTTGTCGTTCACGAGCTCTATACGAAGGGATCAAG GTCGCTGCAACTTCTGATTTAATGCTTGCTTATGTGGACTTCTTCATTGGTGGAGATGAAAAGAGACCAGATCATCCTCCTCATCTCCGTCAAAGATTTCCAATGCCTATAATATTTGGGGGTGATGGAAGTTACATGGCTCCTTTCTCTCTTCAAAACGATAATATTCTTACTAGCCTTATGAGCCAG TTGGTCCCACCTACTACTTGGTACCGACTAGTGGCTGGTTTGAATGCGCAATTGCGCCTAGTTCGTCGTGGATGGCTACGAGTAACATTTCTTCCTGTCCTTAGATGGCTTGAAACTCATGCGAATCCTGCATTGAGAATGCATGGTGTACATGTTAATCTTGCTTGGTTTCAGGCTTCAGCTTGTGGTTATTACCAGTATGGACTCTTGGTGTACGCTGTTGAAGATGAGAGCGTCCTAACATCAATTGAAAGTATAGATGGCACCAAAGACGCTGAGGGACCACCACg TGTAAGGAACATGCATACAGAGAATCCATCTGATCGTACTGGTAGTTTGACAGACGAACCCCTCTTAATCCAAGCACCCAGAACTAGTGAAAACTATCTGAGGGGAAGAAGAAGTTATTGCAGCGTTATAGATGCTAACAGTCTAAGGATGCTTGAAGAGAAGAGAgacatattttatcttctctcttttgttgttCATAATACTAAACCTGTTGGCCACCAG GATCTTGTTGGCCTAGTCATTTCAATGCTGCTTTTAGGAGATTTTAGCTTAGTATTGCTTACTTTACTACAGTTATATTCAATTTCTTTGGTAGACGTCGTTCTGGTTTTGTTGATTTTACCTCTCGGCATTCTTCTACCCTTTCCTGCTGGAATCAATGCTCTATTCAGTCATGGACCCAGGCGTTCTGCTGGCCTTGCACGAGTCTATGCGTCGTGGAATGTTACGTCCTTCATTAATGTT GTTGTGGCATTCCTCTGTGGATTTATTCACTATATTAGTTCTTCATCGGGTAAAAGATTTCCGAGTTTTCAGCCATGGAATATTAGCAT GGATGAAAGCGAATGGTGGATCTTTCCAGCTGGACTGGTTTTGTGTAAATTGTTGCAATCTCAACTTATTAACTGGCATGTCGCAAATTTGGAGATTCAAGACCGCTCACTGTACAGTAACGATTATGAGCTGTTCTGGCAGTCATGA